Proteins from a genomic interval of Quercus lobata isolate SW786 chromosome 11, ValleyOak3.0 Primary Assembly, whole genome shotgun sequence:
- the LOC115968268 gene encoding potassium transporter 10-like isoform X2, giving the protein MIIPNQDQTDEELTTYSRSIFPEKSFAARTKRWLEENAFKKTALLVLVLIGSCMVIGDGILTPAISVLSAVGGINVGHSMISNDVVVLVAVAILVGLFSMQHYGTDRVGWLFAPIVLIWFFLIGGIGIFNIWRYDSSVLKAFSPVYIYRYFKRGGKDSWTSLGGIMLSITGTEALFADLSHFPVASIQIAFTVIVFPCLLLAYSGQAAYLLKNPKCVGGAFYHSIPDKIYWPVFLVATAAAVVASQATISATFSLVKQALALGCFPRVKVIHTSKKFRNQIYIPDINWILMILCIAVTVGFKNQTQIGNASGTAVVIVMLETTLLITLIMILVWRCHWTIVLIFTGLSLVVECTYFSAVLLKVNQGGWVPLVIAAAFFIIMYGWHYGTAKRYEFEVHSKVSMAWILGLGPSLGLVRVPGIGLVYTELASGVPNIFSHFVTNLPAIHSVLVFVCVKYLPVHMVPEEERFLVKRIGPKNFHMFRCVARYGYQDLHKKDHQFEKKLFDNLLLFVRFESLMEGSSDSEYSSLDGEEIDQSDNILFNNNGNTCHSNAGNTVSSEDSIVIVNSSLLANNTIRSCSQASSQIETDELEFLTACRDVGVVHILGNTVVKAARDSGLYKRIAVDYIYAFLRKICRENSVIFNVPQESLLNVGQIMYV; this is encoded by the exons ATGATTATTCCAAACCAAGATCAGACTGATGAGGAGCTAACAACATATAGCCGTTCCATATTCCCTGAAAAATCATTTGCTGCTAGAACCAAGAGATGGTTAGAGGAAAATGCATTCAAGAAAACTGCACTTCTTGTTCTCGTACTCATTGGCTCTTGCATGGTGATTGGGGATGGCATTCTGACTCCAGCTATATCAG TTCTATCTGCTGTTGGCGGGATAAATGTGGGCCACTCCATGATAAGTAACG ATGTAGTTGTGCTTGTAGCTGTTGCTATACTAGTAGGTTTATTTAGCATGCAACACTATGGTACTGATAGAGTTGGTTGGCTATTTGCCCCAATTGTGCTCATTTGGTTTTTCTTAATTGGAGGTATTGGCATATTCAATATTTGGAGATATGATAGTAGTGTCTTGAAAGCCTTTTCTCCAGTGTATATATATCGTTATTTTAAAAGGGGAGGGAAAGATAGTTGGACATCTCTTGGAGGTATTATGCTTAGTATAACag GAACAGAGGCACTTTTCGCTGACCTATCCCATTTTCCAGTTGCATCCATACAGATTGCTTTCACAGTAATTGTATTTCCTTGCCTTCTTCTTGCCTATTCTGGACAGGCAGCATACCTTTTGAAGAACCCAAAATGTGTGGGGGGTGCATTTTATCATTCTATTCCAG ATAAAATATATTGGCCAGTGTTTCTTGTTGCAACTGCAGCTGCTGTTGTTGCAAGTCAGGCCACCATTTCTGCGACTTTTTCATTAGTTAAGCAGGCCCTTGCACTTGGCTGCTTCCCAAGAGTGAAAGTTATACATACCTCAAAGAAGTTCCGCAACCAGATATATATTCCTGATATTAATTGGATCCTTATGATTCTCTGCATTGCGGTGACAGTTGGattcaaaaatcaaacccaaattggAAATGCTTCTG GCACAGCAGTTGTGATAGTCATGCTGGAAACCACATTGCTTATAACTCTAATCATGATATTGGTATGGCGCTGCCATTGGACAATTGTGCTGATCTTCACTGGCTTGTCACTGGTTGTGGAGTGCACTTACTTTTCTGCTGTACTACTGAAGGTCAATCAAGGTGGTTGGGTTCCTCTTGTGATTGCAGCAGCCTTTTTCATCATCATGTATGGTTGGCATTATGGTACAGCAAAACGCTATGAGTTTGAGGTGCACAGTAAGGTTTCAATGGCATGGATTCTTGGGCTTGGCCCCAGTTTAGGACTTGTTCGAGTCCCTGGGATAGGACTTGTGTACACTGAGCTAGCAAGTGGAGTACCTAACATCTTTTCCCACTTCGTTACCAACTTACCTGCAATTCACTCCGTTCTTGTGTTTGTCTGTGTGAAGTACCTTCCTGTTCACATGGTCCCAGAAGAAGAGAGATTCCTAGTAAAGCGGATTGGACCCAAGAATTTTCACATGTTCCGTTGTGTTGCAAGATACGGCTATCAAGACCTACATAAGAAAGATCATCAGTTTGAAAAAAAGCTCTTTGATAACCTGCTCCTGTTTGTTCGGTTTGAGTCCTTGATGGAAGGGTCTTCAGACTCAGAATATTCTAGTTTAGACGGTGAGGAAATTGATCAGTCTGACAACATCCTCTTTAACAATAATGGCAATACATGTCACTCCAATGCAGGTAACACGGTTTCATCAGAGGACTCAATTGTGATCGTTAATTCTTCATTGCTTGCAAACAATACCATCAGGTCATGCAGCCAAGCAAGCAGCCAGATTGAGACTGATGAGTTAGAATTCTTGACTGCCTGTAGAGATGTCGGGGTTGTGCACATACTAGGGAACACAGTAGTGAAAGCTGCGAGGGATTCAGGGTTGTACAAGAGGATAGCCGTTGATTACATATATGCATTTCTTCGGAAGATATGCAGGGAAAATAGTGTGATATTCAATGTTCCACAGGAGAGTCTATTGAATGTTGGGCAGATAATGTATGTATGA